The following coding sequences are from one Panicum hallii strain FIL2 chromosome 5, PHallii_v3.1, whole genome shotgun sequence window:
- the LOC112893026 gene encoding autophagy-related protein 18a, whose protein sequence is MATPAAAPAPPNPNPVPDDPPPPPPQQEEEAPEQEQETSSPPPLAPTTSIERTPSGGEETESDDSSSVSSAASSAPAPAAAGGAAGRPFPAAKDLLHISFNQDYGCFAAGTKSGFRIYNCDPFREIFRRDLAAEGDGSGGGGIGVVEMLFRCNILALVGGGDNPHYPPNKVMIWDDHQSRCIGELSFRSPVRGVRLRRDRIIVVLENKIFVYNFADLKLVHQIETAPNPKGLCAVSQQPGSIVLVCPGAQKGQVRVEHYGARKTKFINAHTSRVACFALSQDGRLIATASTKGTLVRIYNAVEGNLLQEVRRGADRAEIYSLAFSNNLQYLAVSSDKGTIHVFNLKINVGSTANDKPMPAPESEIPHISPPLSFIKGVLPKYFHSEWSVAQFRLHEGEQYIVAFGHEKNTVAVVGMDGSFYRCQFDPVNGGEMLQLECYNFLKPSDQQ, encoded by the exons gccgccccggccccacCAAACCCTAACCCCGTCCCCGACGacccgccgcctccaccgccgcagcaggaggaggaggcgccggagcaggagcaggagacgtcgtcgccgccgccgctcgcccccacCACCTCGATCGAGCGCACCCCGTCCGGCGGCGAGGAGACCGAGAGCGATGACTCCTCGTCCGTCTCGTCGGCAgcctcctccgcccccgcccccgctgccgccgggggcgcggccgggaGGCCCTTCCCCGCGGCCAAGGACCTGCTCCACATCTCCTTCAACCAGGACTACGGCTGCTTCGCGGCGGGCACCAAGTCGGGCTTCCGCATCTACAACTGCGACCCCTTCCGCGAGATCTTCCgccgcgacctcgccgccgaggGCGACGGCAGCGGGGGAGGGGGCATCGGCGTCGTCGAGATGCTCTTCCGCTGCAACATACTCGCGCTCGTCGGCGGTGGCGACAACCCCCACTACCCGCCCAACAAGGTCATGATCTGGGATGACCACCAGAGCCGCTGCATCGGGGAGCTCTCCTTCCGCTCCCCAGTCCGCGGAGTCCGCCTGCGCCGCGACCGCATCATAGTGGTCCTCGAGAACAAAATTTTCGTGTACAACTTCGCCGACCTTAAGCTCGTGCACCAGATTGAGACGGCGCCCAACCCCAAGGGTCTCTGCGCGGTGTCGCAGCAGCCTGGGTCCATCGTGCTAGTTTGCCCTGGTGCGCAAAAGGGGCAGGTCAGGGTGGAACACTATGGGGCAAGGAAGACCAAGTTTATCAATGCACACACTTCCCGTGTTGCGTGCTTCGCGTTGTCGCAGGATGGGAGGCTGATCGCCACTGCTAGCACCAAAGGAACGCTAGTCAGAATCTACAATGCTGTTGAGGGCAATCTTCTGCAGGAA GTAAGGAGAGGTGCAGACAGAGCAGAAATATATAGCTTGGCTTTCTCAAATAATTTGCAGTATTTGGCTGTATCCAGTGATAAAGGAACAATTCACGTGTTCAATCTAAAGATAAATGTGGGATCGACTGCAAATGATAAGCCTATGCCTGCTCCAGAATCCGAAATTCCCCATATAAGTCCTCCTCTTTCCTTCATCAAGG GTGTGTTGCCAAAATATTTCCACTCTGAGTGGTCAGTTGCTCAATTCAGGCTCCATGAGGGTGAGCAGTATATTGTTGCATTTGGACACGAGAAGAATACCGTGGCAGTTGTTGGTATGGATGGAAG CTTCTACAGATGCCAGTTTGACCCTGTTAATGGAGGAGAAATGTTGCAGCTGGAGTGCTACAATTTCCTAAAACCATCGGATCAACAGTAG
- the LOC112893030 gene encoding glutathione S-transferase 3-like, with protein sequence MAPRKLYGMPLSPNVVRVATVLNEKGLDFEIVPVDLRTGAHKQPEFLALNPFGQIPALEDGDEVLYESRAINRYIASKYKSEGPDLLPTPSAKLEVWLEVEAHHFYPNVSPLVFQLLIKPLLGGAPDPVVVDKHAHQLAKVLDVYEAHLAGNKYLAGDEFSLADANHMSYLFCLSKTPKAGLVDERPHVKAWWEDIAARPAFKKTVAGIPLPPTPSA encoded by the exons ATGGCGCCGCGGAAGCTATACGGGATGCCGCTGTCGCCCAACGTGGTGCGCGTGGCCACCGTGCTCAACGAGAAGGGCCTCGACTTCGAGATCGTCCCCGTCGACCTCCGCACCGGCGCCCACAAGCAGCCCGAGTTCCTGGCCCTCAAC CCTTTCGGCCAGATCCCCGCGCTGGAGGACGGAGATGAAGTTCTCTACG AGTCCCGGGCGATCAACCGGTACATCGCTTCCAAGTACAAGTCGGAGGGCCCCGACCTCCTCCCGACCCCGTCGGCGAAGCTGGAGGTGTGGCTGGAGGTGGAGGCGCACCACTTCTACCCCAACGTGTCGCCGCTGGTGTTCCAGCTCCTCATCAAGCCGCTCCTGGGCGGCGCCCCGGACCCCGTGGTGGTCGACAAGCACGCGCACCAGCTCGCCAAGGTGCTCGACGTCTACGAGGCGCACCTCGCCGGGAACAAGTACCTCGCCGGCGACGAGTTCTCGCTCGCCGACGCCAACCACATGTCCTACCTTTTCTGCCTCAGCAAGACCCCCAAGGCGGGCCTCGTCGACGAGAGGCCCCACGTCAAGGCCTGGTGGGAGGACatcgccgcccgccccgccttCAAGAAGACCGTCGCAGGCATCCCCTTGCCGCCGACGCCGTCCGCCTGA